DNA sequence from the Candidatus Bathyarchaeota archaeon genome:
TTTTTCAGCAGCCACCTTCAGAGCAATTAGTGGAAACTTTGATAGTGAATTCTGAGCTCTCCAAGAGAACAGCATTGTATGATTTAAGTGGGCTATATCAAGGCAAGCCACTCTGCTTAAAGTTGAATGAAACAGGCAGCCTCGTATTTGATGAATTTGAGAAATTTTTAACGAAAGCATATGGAGTAGAGACCAAACCACTTTACGGACCACGAACAAATGAACCTAAAACCTTTAAGTCAAAGCTTCTAAAAGCCTCACTTGGTTAAAATTGACATCTACGATGTTGTAATGCAAGCTAATGCCTATGGCAGCCAAGGGACTAGTATGCCAGATAGAAAATGGTTTTCAGGAGCAGACGTGGCGCCTTCCGGTGGCAATGTTGATATCTTTGACATCGTTTGCACATCTGGTCCATATGGATATACATGGGGAGGCACGCCTTAGATTCAGAAGATTCATATATACATCTTACTGAAACAATGATTAATGATGTCCCGTTGAGAAACGCAAGCTTTCTTAAGGAACATAGTTGATATTTTCTGCTCGGAGAGAGACTATGGCAAGAGAAGAAAAGAAGGACGAAAACGAAAAGATAAAGAAGCTTGCCGAGTTCAAGTCGATGCTTGAGAAGAAGATAACTGCAGCAAAGGTCGATTTGGAAAATTTCAAAATGCTTCTCGAGTTTGCCAATGAAACTCTATTGGAAAAAGGATTTAAAAGAGCAGAGATTACAGAGCTCAAACCTGCTAAGGTGCCTTCGTTGCCGCCTGTTGTGGAATATGAAACTGTGTTTCCTCTTAAAGCCGTGACAGGAGATCTTCTAGCGAATCTATACATGAGCAGAGATTCTATGCGTGTAACAATTGCTGAGGGCAAAAGATTTGACGTAAAAACTCCACCTTTTCAACAGTTTCTAGTTGAGCGTGTTCTAAAAAAAATGCAGGAGAAAGACAGTCAAGCTGCAAGTGAAGGCGAGATGGCTCCTGACAAGATTTTCTCTTACGAGATAATTTTGGACGGTGATGCCATTCGAGAGATCGTGATCAAAAATCTTACAGCTGATAGGCTGCGCGAGTTAAAGTCAAGCATCCGATGGACATTAGAGAAAATGTACGAAAAAATGAAAAAAAATGTTTAACACTTGCCCCTTCTATGTATGTCTATCAAAATAGATGATTCTATTTGTTTGGAAAGGCAAAAGCGTTTTCCAGAAGGCGTCGATCTCCCTTTTTTCCTTTTTGGATTCCTTTCAGGGCTTGTTCTCTAAGCAGCATCGGCTCGGCTATATGATATCTTCTGAAGCTCCGCGAAATGCGCATTAGAGATGCACGTCGCAAAGAGAACAAAGCGCCTTATGGGCAGGGCTCCTGCAACGTGGATGATGCGGCCTCGGGGACATGATGTCTACCAAAATCCCAAGATTAACGATATATGCGCGTTAACAAAAAGTCGCCGGGCGAAGTAGCCTTGGTTAAAATGGAGATATCTCCCGTCTCTTCTCCGATTTTTTCTGTCTAACTGCATCCACTCTGGTAAATCTTAAATGTTGAAGATGTGAAAAAATTGGGGAGGTTGGCGTGTATGCAGGTAAGCTTCAGAAGTAAGGATGAGACCTTGCTCGCAACTCTGTATGGGGGTTCATCTGTGGGGGTTGTTCTTTGTCCGCCGCATCCTCTGTACGGCGGCAGCAGGGATGATACTAGAATTGTTAGAGTTGCCAGAGAACTTGCGTCTCATGACGTCTCTGCTTTGTGCATGGATTATGGTGGTTATGGTAAAGGGGTCAAGGAGGTTCAAAATGTATTGGATGCGACTTCGTTCATGCGGAAAAGAGTTGATTCTTTAGGTCTTCTGGGATATTCTTTTGGCGCCGTAGTCGCGTCTAATGTAGCGGTTCAAGTTGAGACTAATTGTTTTGTTGCCATTTCGATTCTGAAGAAAGTGAATAGTCTAAAGGCGAACTTAAACTTTGATTGCCCCAAACTCTTTGTACATGGAAAACACGACAAAGTAGCGCCATACTCGGATTTTAAACAACTCTACAAAAAAGCAAGAGAAAGAAAAGAGAAACTTATTTTAAACACAGATCATTTCTACATGGATGACTATCCAACAACAATTGATTTAGCTTCAAAAAGTATATGTGAATTTTTCAAAGAGGCATTTTCCAAATGACCCGCGAGCCATGCTTTTTTCGCATCTTCTTCAGAAAAACGGTGCTGGGGGGGATTTGAACCCCCTATCGAGTGGAGACATCACCCCCCTAGCTTAAGGTGGCAAAGGTGCAATCACTGATGTTTTCCTGAGCAGGTCAGCCTGATATAACAGTTAAAGAGCTTCTAACAACGTTTCTGAGGTAATCTATAAAAAGTAAAGACAATAAACACTTAACAAGTGTTCATAGATGCACACGAGGCTGGCTGTTCTATAAGTATTCATCAATTCTATTTTTGCCATTTCTTTGCATGTCTTCTATTAACGTGAAAATGCATGGTTCATCTGGCGTCGGGCATTCCATTGCGGGATGATACAGACATTTTTTCTTCCTTGCATACTTGGCATTGTTTATATCCTTCTTGATGCCCTGCATGGCACATTCACTCATGCAATTATACATGTTCTTGTTGAAAGCTAACACTCGAATAATTAACAATTGCGGTTTGGTCACCGTATTTATGCGGAACTACTTCAACCATGCTTTGACAAGCGACTTGAAAACTCGGGCATGCATACTGCAAAGGCGGAGTAT
Encoded proteins:
- a CDS encoding dienelactone hydrolase family protein, with protein sequence MQVSFRSKDETLLATLYGGSSVGVVLCPPHPLYGGSRDDTRIVRVARELASHDVSALCMDYGGYGKGVKEVQNVLDATSFMRKRVDSLGLLGYSFGAVVASNVAVQVETNCFVAISILKKVNSLKANLNFDCPKLFVHGKHDKVAPYSDFKQLYKKARERKEKLILNTDHFYMDDYPTTIDLASKSICEFFKEAFSK